From the Trichoplusia ni isolate ovarian cell line Hi5 chromosome 1, tn1, whole genome shotgun sequence genome, the window TTTGGATAATTACTGCACttattcaaaagcaaaaaaaaggcaaaaagtCACATTCAAGTTTGCCTGGACCTGAACCCTTGCGTATACTAATctgaacaataaatattataagccaATTACGTCGTAAACAAGTAAAGTTAATTACGATTCATAATGAGTTTGATGACACGAGTTGAAACTTGTATTGTCGGGGTaaacatgtaatttaaaatatgcataaaaactaattttgccaCTTGTTAATTACATATACCTTTTTATGCtacaaacttaatttaaaaggtaggtcttcaaaaatgtaatttgtgaatttcttgtgtattttttttttactagtaaAGTACTAGTAGTATTTCTACGAGTAAACACTTGCAGGCCTAGGCAatgataaactttaaaacaaaggaaaacCCACTCACGAGTTTGACTCGCGATCTCGctgccgcgtctgctcatgaatccgcttgggtctgaaactagtcgggcaatcccgataaataggcgAGACGTAACCGTTGCATCACAAAACTTAAAACCTATCGGAATAAACCATTCTCGACAAGTttagtgacgtgactttgacgtGTGTTGGCAGTTCAATGCATTGGAGCAATTCAATCGTTATCTCTCAAAGAAAGTTGATTCTTCCTAGCCCTCGTatcaattttgtaataaatgctttttaaatctTCTGTAAATAGTATCTATATTATTGCTAGCACTGTTTCTATCAAGTTCGTGACAGTCGTGTGGTGGCGTGCGCGATTCCTATTGTTctgttatttacataattaatataatcaaCATTAATTACACAACAGTCAGTGATTTACTTAGATTTGCTTTTTTGAAGTATATTCTATGTGCTatctagttttcttttatttatagtgaTTCTCTCATCGTTGAAAAGAGGTTGTTAGCTTTGCGACTCCTTACTCCAAGAGAGTATTGAACCTGAAAGTACGAAACATACACCAACGTTTAGTCAGTCGTCGATTATAATTGTTAGCTAAGGTTCCGCAGATTTCGTTACTTCAAGTTTCAGTTTATTCACGAAGATACCGTATAGCTTCATATCAAGATCCATTGCGTCGACAGCTAGCCGATCGTTTGGTTAAACGCGCGCATTATCGCACTACTAAAAGCTCAAGATTAAACTAGATTCACAAAAACTGACTGCACGGTTAGCCCAGTGTTTGAGATCAACACGCCACAGAATGCGACGAGTCGCGGGTTTGGTATTATCCTGACGTAGTCCtgcgtttgtgtaatccacaaTCTAATCCAAATCCCGCACAACACAAGGCTTAAATTCTTGAATGTGGGAGTCGCTAAAAAGTACTTCAATACTTTCTTGATACGCTCTGTTTCTCTGTGCAATATCCCCAAAATATCTATCTCCATACAATCTCTAATCACGCGACGCGCTGACGTCAACAACCCCGAATGAATATGAAATACATTGTAGCAGTATATATTTACTGCGGCCACACGTGTGATTATGATATCTATTTTTGATACGATAACGCTGCCAGTGCATAAATCGCCAAATCATTAAATCATGCAAACCGTAATTAGGCACGTGGGTAAGCAACACAGGTCGCGGTCGATTTTTCGGATAGGTTTGCTTATTATTGTTGCTATGTACCTGCTTTACTATAAGTATAATGAAATTGTAGGAAAGTGAAATTTGTccattgaatataaaaaaaaaattcttgcCTCGTAGTCTGGTCAACAATCGATtcctaatacaaaaatatattttcttcccAAGTATCGCTCCTTTTGTTCAATTCCTTCATTAATCACCATCTGCCCAAAATCAATAATCGCAGTGTAGGACGCCCATTAGCCAGATGGGATGACGACTTGCGAAAGACTGCAGACGGatgctggatgcggcaagccgaagacagggcgctatggcgcacattgggggaggcctatatccagcagtggactaatAAAGGATAAATATTCCACTACTGGCCTCTTAGAAGACCAGTACATAAAAACTCATACGCTACCAAAAGTCTAAGAAACCACCGGTATAGGAACATCAGAGAAATTACGATATTTATTAGGTAGGTTCTGTAAATCGATTACTAGGTCAAGGTTCTAGGCGACTTTATTATGTACGTATAAAATTTCCCTAATTAATACCTAGTGTAGGTACACACGTACACataagtagatgcaaaacttaTTAACAGCAAAAGCGGCAAATATTTCGCTGCACGTTAATTAGTAGCAGCTGACAAATTCAGGgcagatatattttaatgattgatTAACGTAATCTGTTTATTAAGGTCGTTACAATGTCGTAGCATAGTATTCATCTTCTATAATCTAGTCTCttcccaactatgctggggtcggCAAACAATCTTACAGGGAGCAGTAAGTAGGAATAGAGTACGTACGTAttaggagcgactgcctatctgatttTAAGAAGACAGCAGATTTGAGTTAGACTGGTAGTCAGATTTTCTACCCAcgaactacccgtaacgactgtcagaacTGTATAAATAACATCCGGCAAGGATTCCAAAACAAGGAGGAACTCGTTTTGACGTAGATGGTCAATCATCCAAGGAGAAACCGTATCAtgcttagcttaacctgtgtaGCTAAGCCATAGgatattattaataatcattttttatttatttatttcaggtcTATGTGTTGGCGGACGGGCTCTGTATATACCAGGGTGATACTGGCGCCATGGTGCCGTTCTTAAGAAGTGTTGGTCTACCCTGTCCTGTGCACCACAATCCAGCTGATTTTAGTAAGTATTTTACTACTTCATAAAGCTATAGTTTCTATAGATACTAATCTTTAAAACAAGGCGATAATcaatgtacagtcagcaacagaatTCGGTCAACATAACAGTGCTGATATTTAAGTGACTTGTAGGAAttagtgctttttatttttttgttttatacttgATTATTTTAAGCTCTAATCTCTCTTATCCAAATTTGGCCCTGTGTTAGCTGACTGGTGAGACCgcaggactgccaagtcaaagttCTCGATTTCGATTCCAACTTTTCGAATGCCATGCgcgtttcaaaaataatatcactcCCTTATATCCAAAAGCACGTTTATAACGTAAATCAAATTATGTACCCTATACTTGACTTAATCACGAGTCAGACCTAATTATGAGACTTATTTCGGCAAAGGCTACAACGCAATTAAGCCAtgtttttcgaaacaaaaattttcttttgtcacTTTTTAAAAAGGCAATTAAGCTATGGAAAAACATTGCTTATTAAAAGCGCAAACTAGTAACTCCTTATTATTATTCGATTCTAAggttaaggaaaaataaaccACTTTTATCAGACACGTGTttgacttaaattaaatttgaatgagGTAAATAGGAAACGGTATTAATATTAGAACCAATTATTTGTACAGTCAGCGCTAAAggcgatgaacagaatcaactttacaaaacagctgttcacaacaaaatgccataagttatagtcgcaactaggaaacaaaatagaatgtacaccagaaatttacaaaagtcgttaaacacgagtatttcaaaagtatctgtgcactagtattcctaatgtcgctgaacatctttctatcaaaagtcactaaacagcagataaaacaaaattaggctaacaaagtatatttttaatgttgccgtgactgtgttaatgttcctacttttgacgcttatgttgttgagctacttttgggacagtgcttgctgtatctatatcaatacaatttataactataaaaaatgctggaccgattttgatacaatttgaatggagtgacatttaaaaacatggatatttagaatttttaatccattatttttttgtaaaatattaaaataatataaaaaaatatattttaaataaaatttattatttcacatatttcatttattaattaattaaaatatgaagtagAAAGAGCAAAATCTTCTGTCAAGACAAACACCATCTCAgcctgcccgtgaccatgatacctgcaaaggtgtcgaaacgtcgggaactaaaatctaaaattaaaccgcggtaaaatccgtaaaagtagtttcatttcaatggattaaaaaattctaaatatccatgtttttaaatgtcactccattcaaattgtatcaaaatcggtccagcatttttatagttataaattgtattgatatagatacagcaagcactgtcccaaaagtagctcaacaacataagcgtcaaaagtaggaacattaacacagtcacggcaacattaaaaatatactttgttagcctaattttgttttatctgctgtttagtgacttttgatagaatgatgtgcagcgacattaggaatactagtgcacagatacttttgaaatactcgtgtttaacgacttttgtaaattttctggtgtacattctattttgtttcccagttgcgactataacttatggcattttatttgccgcatttatttatttatttattttattatttatagtctaGGAGTGAgcaaatataattgaattagtAGTTCTAAAAAGCAAGCGTCTGTGGTAGAGGCGTTTCCATTAGCATCTACTATCTTATGTGGTAGatatatataagtaggtactcttttaagttttgtattagTAACTTTAAATATGCGACCCAATGATATTAAATCAGTTTTCAGTACTTTCTAGACGTAGAAgcaaattagatttaaaaaaaactttaaattaaaagttagtaaaaattcggtccataaaatttaaattaaagttagcCAAAAAAAAGTTGCAGATTTTTGATTTCGATTATGAACAAACGTCACGAGAAAAAACGACGGATATTGATGCAAACAAATTTGTAATCAGTAACCCTAGGTCCATTCAATTACTATAACTTCTGTAAGTCGAGATCTTCTACTGTAATTCTATCTAATCCCTTACAAAAAACAGTTTAAGTAGGCATTTTCAATAAGTGGGTACCTTTAGGGCATAAAACCTAATGGGAACATTAATCTGCAAGGGAAAAGAGCTCcgattaaacaaaacaaagtctaaaacatttgttattcaaattgaTGACGTAAGTTATTACaggaattaattaatagactaTCGTTATTGCAATAACGAAAGTATTGCTTTAATAGGTACAATATTAGAAGACACGATTGTGTAGTTGTGGGAAAAGGAAAACTTGGTTTTGTCATTTTCTGAATATATTTATCACGTAGATATTATTAGAGGGTAGGGCGCTTTACATCCACTCCTCAAGATGGAGTCCGGAAGAACAAAGGCATGTCAGAGGGGGGTAGACCATGTAAGCAATCCCGTAACTCTTGCTTTGGCAGTTGTAGACGCCCGGGGTGCTTTTAGTCCGTgagagtccgacatatccccaggCTGCGCTCTCGGcctgggttgaagtcattaggttttcaccaaaacaaaaaaaggggAATAATTATCTGacattattgtcatttttttgcTTGAATGCTGACGCAAATTcagtgtaatttaaaatatctgcGTAATAACCATTAATTCTGAAGTAGACAGGTACAATGTCATTTAGGATTATTCATAAATACTTACTTTAGGACGATCAAGTTAAATTATTACATGCGCTTGCAAAAAATCTTCCTTACGATGATCTTCTGTAAACATTTCCCTAAAAATATACtcaacattaatttatcttttttacagTTATAGAACTCACCGAAAACCCAGAAGTCATAACACTTCTATCAAAAGAAATGATGAACGGGAAACTTTACAAATCCTCAAAATTAGACGAGGCACCGCCACAGGCCGCTCCCAATCAGATGCAGCTAAAGATCAGCTACCAAACCGACGACTCCCAAGAGACCGAGATAATACTGTCAAATGAAAAATGTACCTACAAAGTAACGAACTATGAAGGTTCGAGTGCCTCCGTAAGTTCGCTATCCAGTCAGCTGTCGAATGGAAACTCATCGATGGCGTGGATGAAGATGCAGAAATCGGACTCGACGGGATACGCCACGACGTATTGTGAGCAGTTCACTATATTACTGAAAAGGATGATGACGCAAATATTCAGGAATAGACAAGGTTTGTAGAAAGTACTGGTTACTGTAAAAGCTCGAGTTATGGTAGATGCCAAGATTTTCCAGTTAGATATAAGATTTGCCGAGCCTTAAAGATAAAAGTCCGGATTGTTCTAAGATCATCCTTTGTTTTAGGCCTTTGCCAACCTTCAACTGATAAAgataaatgttgaaatataacaacaaacattGCAAATCAAAAAATCTTCTTTTCTtgacattcatttttttaagaatagaaCTTGATGTCTTgtagtgacgtcacaatttcTGTTACATCTAATTCATAGTAATAACTGTGGTAATAGCTCCATGCTTTTTATCTTCCAGGTCTTAGCATCCAGTTCATACATCACGTGATGTGCGGTGTGCTGGTCGGCATTTGTTTCTTCAACATGGCCAACGACGGTACTCAGATGTTCAACCATCTCAAGCTGTGTGTTGGATTGGTTATATTCTTCGCGTACACCCAAATTATGGTTCCTGTGCTAGTGTGTAAGTATTGAGTACATGATATAACTTTTAGTGGAGAAAAATTTTTGTAGTTAAAACCTTGAATGTTAGAACCCCCCGCTACAATGGGATTAAATTCCGTAAAGCAAgagtctttttttaagaaaagaccTATCTTTCAATATCCATGTTACCACGTACTTTATTGCAGTGGGGAAGTATTAATACTCCGTCGCGAAATCAATAATCACAGTACTTTTAGTTCACCAGTAGCGCCATCTGTTATACTTTCCGcagtttctgaaaaaaaaattgagcaaCCGATTGCATTCATACGGTATTAGGCAAAAATACTTGAGtgtgtattttatataatcCTGTCCTTTAATCATTCAGTATTAAATGCTTGTAAATTTctacaacaaattaaatttggaGCAGTACTGCATTACACAGCTAAGAGCACTTGGAGCAGTACTGCTAAGAGCACCTTCCCTTTCTTAAACAACTGCAAAAGTACATTAAGAAGTGGTGATAGGCCCCGAGATTCAGATAAGAACGACACTTTCAAAGACAACTTTACCATCAGCTAACCCCATGCCTCACAAATGAAACTAATGTAGACTCTATCCCCATTCCAGATCCCCAAGAAGTGAAACTAGTTAAGAAGGAGCACTTCAACTGCTGGTACAGCCTGACACCATACTACGCAGCTCTGACCGTCTCCAAGCTGCCCGTTCAAGTGACCTTCAACATCATATTCTCCACGATTGTCTACTTCATGGCCGGGATCCCCTTCTCAGTTCCTCGCTTCGTAGCGTTCTGTCTTATTGGGAATGTGGTGTCGTTAGCAGCTGAGGGTATGGGACTGGCCATCGGATCGGTGTTTAATGTTCAGGTAAGACCTACTTAGTATTTTTCATATAGTTATATACCTTCTTTAAAATAAGGCCCTCTAAAGAGAGGGTCATGAATTCCGAATCTGAACCAGCATATATTATCTTAAATCTTGAGTCCACAATGTGACAGCACTATCAATTTTACAAACTAGTTTTGAGTTGTAACATTTCGTATTAATTGTAGCTTTTTCCTTTCTTAATCGGAGTAGGATTTcatcaaattacttttttcgCTTTGGATTGTACGGAAAGGAGTGTTATTGTTTACTGTCTTGAACCCATCcacatgttccttcctttgccctctGTGCAGCGGGGCCGCAGTAGCCCTTTCGTACAATGCCGCTGACCAGGCAGACATCGACCAATCTGTACCAATTTATTCAGCAACGAGTTAAATTAACTTTTCTTCCTTCCTTTTTTCAGAACGGCTGTGCTATTGGACCATCAGCGATTGCTCCGTTCCTCGGTCTGGCGATCTACGGATTCGACTTCGCTCACGAGATCCCACTACTCATGAACATTCTTATGAAGACCTCCTTCATCAGATGTGGTATTGTCGCCATGGTCCTTACGATCTTCGGCTTTGACCGGCAACCACTAGCTTGTAACGACATGTACTGTCATTTTGCGAAGCCAGACgttcttttaaaatatctgGACATCGAGAATAGTTCTGTGTGGTTCGAAATCGCCACGATGTTAGGAATCATGTTCGTTTTTAGATCCATGTGTTTCATTGGTCTAAGATGGAGGTTCGCTACGTGAACAACCATAGACAAAGAtagatttattgttttgataaattgtgATATGAGCATTACACACAGTTGTTAGTACaaaattatttcgttttcacttcatataagattaaaatattaagttatttaaaagcaGATAAGTTTATAAATGGTAAGATACTGTATCAAGACATTAAGGTGATTTTAGACCTAACAGCATCTTTATGGTTATTATTCAACTGTAGGAATCGTAACGGTTTTTTCTCGAATtcattaataaatcataatgcTTGGAGGTAAATGAGAAAAGAGTCGGGATACATTTTTAGCTATTAAACAACGCTTGCAGGCCACCAATAACGAACAttccaaattgaaaagttaaattttagAACACTTTTCAGAGCGATCAATTGTCTCATAACTgctcattaattttgttttcctaCTGAGGTAGACGCCTTAACCCATGTGactattttttaagaaatggtGGGCCGCTGGCATTTCACATCTATTTAAAAAACGTTGGCCTTACTTAAATTTACACATagtatgtttgtatttttaattaatctgtcTCAAAGAATTTTGAATGCATTATAACTATGTATCCAGCCAAAGATACTATGTACAGATTATTTGTGACTGATATTTCTTTAGATATAACTAGATTATTACCAGGCAGTGTACTCATCTCTCTTGCcctataataaatttaagtagatgtatttaattcctttaaaatacaggtttattttaattacaataaggtatgtttaaatatattcataggTTTAAGTGCGCATTTTGTCAAAAAGCAGCCCTTGTCGAACTATTCTACTTTATTAAGATCTGTACATTACTAATCTCAAATTGATCCTTAATTTCACGATGAAAATTCAACTGTAGCATGTGACTTACAACTGAAACCAGACATCTTATTGCCAGGGACTACTTGTAGCCGTTTTTTGCTGGCCATCATCCATCATCATCATGTACGGGACCCTTGATAGCGGTTTTTTCTCTTTTGCTATTTTAGGTTGTGAAAGTATCTACATCTTCAGAGCTACCCATTTTTTCATTGGTATAATATGAACTCAATTTGTAGATAATCAAACCtatgaatattgtaaatattagtagttattataattttaagggACCATTTACTAGTGTGATATTTATACCTGTGCAGCCCagtactttaattaatatacctTATGTAAGATAGCTTGGTGTTGgcatatgaaattaatttattataaatcctactaaaataaaaataatggtaacACTGTAAGCAAATAATTGACTAGGTACACTcgtcattttcgatttgttttaCAGGGTTTACCAATTTCACTAAATtagaaactaataaattatgtatgttattGAAACTTTGGAAGTTGTAATTACATTTGGAAAATGAATTAAATCCactttttagaaataatacgAGGTAAAGGTAACATAAGTAACGTAAAATGAAAATGGCTGTCACACAGCTTAcgtaaaagaataataattaagatattttaatgtCTTGTTATATGATATACTTAgctcatgtatttttaaaaccttcttgtatatctttattatttgactacACATTTAACTGTTTAATAACACAGTGTAGCCGATGTAAGCTGGAAAAGATCggaaaagagataaaatattgttagcgAGATAAGTGTACATGCACGTTGTATCAGACAGAAACGGCACTATTTTGACGTGACTAGTAACGTTGGCTTCGCTGGACCGTGGTATATAccaatacttaatataaaattgtatgcatCCAAGACGAAAATTCTAAGAATCTAACGAGTGATAAGCTTATAGCCGACTTGACTTTAAAATtggtttgatatttttgttgtgtTCTATTCAGTTccattgaaaattaatttgacaaCTCAGTATGTACCAGAAAccaaatgtaaagaaaatacctGCGAATTTAAGCCTTATCATTAGTTTCATTCTTAATTTCAGTCTTGAGTAGTAAGTATTATGAATCCATTTCATAATGCTTAACAAATTTGGCCTGAGGGCCTGGTGAATAAATATGATAAGACTCATTGGTCGATGGAAGAACACTTTTGTGATAATTATTTGGTGCAACGACTTAAAAGCGATTATTCTTTAAATTGTGCAGATAAggtcacatttttttatacttttatacaaagccgaaataaaatgttttttataatataaattgttttatttttcttatattaagGCAGTGGTTTTAACAGTATTGATGTAATTAACCATTGTATATAAAAACAAGTGATTTCTATAagaatactagctgacccagcaaacgttgttttgcctaattaattatttctagttgtatgtattttttaatgccacattaaataaaaataaaaacaaaaattttcccccaaaaaataaaatatatttttttagtgagagcaacccttaacacaga encodes:
- the LOC113497127 gene encoding ATP-binding cassette sub-family G member 1-like is translated as MDLEFRNLTYVVQSLGIPKGPRKLVVKGVDGRFTSGQLVAIMGPSGAGKSSLLNALSGYRSAGVTGELLVNGQPRDEHHFQRSSCYITQEDLLQPLLTVREAMDVAAKLKVPKGLKAPSEEILQEMGLLEHQHTRTDMLSGGQKKRLSIALELVNNPPIFFLDEPTSGLDTVTTTQCVKVLKQLARQGRTVICTIHQPAASLLELFDQVYVLADGLCIYQGDTGAMVPFLRSVGLPCPVHHNPADFIIELTENPEVITLLSKEMMNGKLYKSSKLDEAPPQAAPNQMQLKISYQTDDSQETEIILSNEKCTYKVTNYEGSSASVSSLSSQLSNGNSSMAWMKMQKSDSTGYATTYCEQFTILLKRMMTQIFRNRQGLSIQFIHHVMCGVLVGICFFNMANDGTQMFNHLKLCVGLVIFFAYTQIMVPVLVYPQEVKLVKKEHFNCWYSLTPYYAALTVSKLPVQVTFNIIFSTIVYFMAGIPFSVPRFVAFCLIGNVVSLAAEGMGLAIGSVFNVQNGCAIGPSAIAPFLGLAIYGFDFAHEIPLLMNILMKTSFIRCGIVAMVLTIFGFDRQPLACNDMYCHFAKPDVLLKYLDIENSSVWFEIATMLGIMFVFRSMCFIGLRWRFAT